In Priestia megaterium NBRC 15308 = ATCC 14581, the following proteins share a genomic window:
- the murQ gene encoding N-acetylmuramic acid 6-phosphate etherase, whose protein sequence is MNLNHILTEKRNPQTLNIDELSSLEIVKKINEEDHQVPQAINKVLPVIALLVDEIVSAFKQGGRLIYIGAGTSGRLGVLDASEGVPTFGTPAEQVIGIIAGGDKALRHALEGAEDNKKQAIEDLKAINLSNKDILVGIAASGRTPYTLSALAYANSLGAVTGCVVNSPQSPMEQEAKYAIVAESGPEVVTGSTRMKAGTAQKLVLNMLTTASMIQIGKVYSNLMVDVQPTNDKLVQRAKNIIAELTGVSPEEAAESLQTYKTPKAAILALLTSTEGDEVHRLLDKHDGHLKKAIGEAMEQPTKD, encoded by the coding sequence GTGAACTTAAATCATATCTTAACAGAAAAACGCAATCCGCAAACCTTAAACATTGATGAATTATCAAGTCTGGAAATTGTAAAAAAAATTAATGAAGAAGATCATCAAGTGCCTCAGGCGATCAATAAAGTGCTGCCTGTTATTGCTCTGTTAGTAGATGAAATTGTCAGTGCTTTTAAACAAGGCGGACGTCTTATTTATATCGGAGCAGGTACAAGCGGGCGGCTAGGTGTATTAGATGCATCTGAAGGTGTACCAACATTCGGTACACCTGCCGAACAAGTAATTGGGATCATAGCCGGGGGAGACAAAGCGCTTCGTCATGCGTTAGAAGGAGCAGAAGATAATAAGAAACAAGCGATAGAAGATTTGAAAGCGATTAATTTATCAAATAAAGATATTCTTGTAGGTATAGCTGCAAGCGGAAGAACTCCTTATACACTCTCAGCGCTTGCGTATGCAAACAGCCTGGGGGCAGTAACGGGCTGTGTTGTAAATTCTCCTCAATCACCTATGGAACAAGAAGCAAAATATGCAATAGTAGCAGAATCAGGGCCGGAAGTTGTCACAGGTTCAACAAGAATGAAAGCCGGAACTGCTCAAAAGCTTGTTCTTAATATGCTGACGACCGCTTCTATGATTCAAATTGGTAAAGTCTACAGCAATCTAATGGTAGACGTACAGCCGACTAATGATAAACTTGTACAGCGTGCTAAAAATATTATTGCGGAACTAACAGGCGTCTCACCAGAGGAGGCAGCGGAAAGTTTACAAACATACAAAACGCCAAAAGCCGCCATTCTTGCGCTTCTTACTTCTACAGAAGGTGATGAGGTGCATCGGCTGCTTGATAAACATGACGGACATTTAAAAAAAGCCATCGGAGAAGCAATGGAACAGCCGACTAAAGATTAA
- a CDS encoding BadF/BadG/BcrA/BcrD ATPase family protein yields the protein MDYIIGIDGGGTKTEAVAYSLNGQELAASKSGYGNLLINYNTAITHIDECITACKAALADHTCKGISLGLAGSKALSKEEIKRYFYDRYQVEVGLYDDAMIAHEALLHGKDGILTIAGTGAVSIGKKDGVYEYGGGWGHLLGDEGSGYWIGLQALILLTKEHDQSRPYSSLSQTILQHVKADTIHDIKKFVYSSPKSEVASLTPLVVNQARNHKQEASDILQQAGKNLANMTLHLYKKQRFEGSCLLSCKGSILTEVPEVFDVYKKACEKEIKHIQWATQRVSSAKGAYQLFMKEYK from the coding sequence ATGGACTATATTATTGGTATCGACGGCGGGGGAACAAAAACAGAAGCCGTTGCTTACAGCTTAAATGGTCAAGAGCTCGCTGCTTCAAAAAGCGGCTATGGCAATTTGCTCATTAATTACAATACGGCTATTACTCATATTGATGAATGTATTACGGCGTGCAAAGCTGCGCTTGCTGATCATACATGTAAAGGCATTTCACTGGGGCTTGCTGGAAGTAAAGCATTATCTAAAGAAGAAATAAAAAGATATTTTTATGATCGTTATCAGGTAGAAGTAGGTTTATATGATGACGCCATGATTGCACATGAAGCACTACTGCATGGAAAAGACGGGATTTTAACTATCGCAGGTACTGGAGCCGTCAGCATTGGGAAAAAAGACGGAGTGTACGAATACGGAGGAGGGTGGGGACACCTTCTTGGAGATGAAGGAAGCGGATATTGGATTGGTCTTCAAGCACTGATATTGCTGACGAAAGAGCATGATCAAAGCCGTCCTTACAGCAGCCTTAGTCAGACAATCTTGCAACATGTAAAAGCAGATACCATACACGATATAAAAAAGTTTGTCTATTCATCTCCTAAATCAGAAGTTGCTTCACTCACTCCGCTTGTTGTAAATCAAGCGAGAAACCATAAACAAGAAGCAAGTGACATTCTTCAACAGGCTGGAAAGAACCTTGCAAACATGACTCTTCATTTATATAAGAAACAGCGGTTTGAAGGGAGCTGCTTGCTGTCATGCAAAGGCAGCATTTTAACGGAAGTTCCAGAAGTGTTTGATGTTTATAAAAAAGCATGTGAAAAAGAAATAAAGCATATCCAGTGGGCAACACAGCGAGTATCATCTGCTAAAGGAGCTTATCAGCTGTTCATGAAAGAGTATAAATAG